A DNA window from Ranitomeya imitator isolate aRanImi1 chromosome 2, aRanImi1.pri, whole genome shotgun sequence contains the following coding sequences:
- the LOC138663956 gene encoding uncharacterized protein, with protein sequence MDRDRNKMAERILNLIVEIVYWLTGEDYTVVKKTSSERCQAPVSEGWRRPLSPNTGPPPHPLIHENINDQKILELAYKMIELLTGEVPIRCHDVAVYFSMEEWEYLEGHKDLYKDVMMEDPQPLTSPVLSSKSTTPERCPRPLFQRNCKKEDPNVPQDHQVTAISVPFSGDLLCKRIFLTDPQMMARSSDKMAERILHLTLEILFRLTGEDYTVEKKTSSERCQDPVSEGWERPLSPISTSTSTPETCWNQ encoded by the exons atggatagggacaggaacaagatggcggagaggatattaaacCTCATCGTTGAGATCGTCTactggcttactggagag gattacacagtagtgaagaagacctctagtgagcgctgtcaggcccctgtgtctgagggatggagaAGACCCTTAAGCCCAaatacggggcctccacctcaccccctgatacatgaaaacatcaatgaccagaagatcctagaacttgcctacaagatgattgagctgctgactggagag gttcctataaggtgtcatgatgtcgctgtctatttctccatggaggagtgggagtatttagaaggtcacaaagatctgtacaaggacgtcatgatggaagatccccagcccctcacatcaccag ttctatccagtaagagcacaacaccagagagatgtccccgtcctctttttCAGCGGAACTGTAaaaaagaagatcccaatgttcctcaggatcatcag GTCACTGCAATATCAGTTCctttcagtggagatcttctatgcaAGAGAATATTCCTGACTGATCCGCAAATGATGGCTAGGAGCagtgacaagatggcggagaggatattacacctcaccctagagattctcttccggcttactggagag gattacacagtagagaagaagacctctagtgagcgctgtcaggaccctgtgtctgagggatgggaaagacccctgagcccaatcagcaCTTCTACCTCAACCCCTGAAACATGCTGGAATCAATGA